TTGGCGGCGAGCGAGCCGCGAATCATGACGCCCGCTTTCGACCACGACGAGGCGTTGGTCACGCTGTCGACTCGCGCGCGGACATCGACGTCGCCGCTCACCTGCTGATAGACGAAATGAAATTGATCGGACGTGCCCCAGATGTCGGTGCCGCCGGCGGTGATGGTGAACCCGGTGGCCGTACTCGAGGCGCTGCCGGCGATCGCGGGCGACCCGATGTCCTGATCGGCCCACGTGACTTGATCCGCCTGCTGCGCGCGCACGTGCGCACCACTGCCAATCGCCACGATCGCCGCCGCGATAAGAGCCCATCGACCAACTCGCACACGCATGCGCACTCTCCCCCATGCGTGTCCGCAGCGCCACGCACGCGATCCATCGGCAAGGCAAGAATGCTGCCCGCTCGATGCCGACGAGCTCTGCCGCAAATCACGGAGAAAAAACGGGAGAGCGATGCGCGCCTCGTTTACGGATGAGCGGCGTCGCGCGGATGCGCGGCAGATCGCTGTGTAACTATGCGTGCGGCGGGTGTAACTATTGCGATGCGACTTGCTTTTCGGCGGGCCGCCGATCGAACCGATGCGCTGGCGCGCGGCGCCGAACCATCCGTGCGGTGGCTGGTTGAAGAGGGTAATTCGGGACTGAATGTGGGAAGTAATGAATGACTGACTGACGGCCGCAGGCGCGGCCGCCAGCTCTACCGGGCGAGACCCTATCTTTTGGACTAGACCTTGATGACGTCGGTCAATTCCTTGACCGCCGCGGCCGATTTCTTCAGCGCCGCGTCTTCCTCGGACGTCAACTTGATTTCGATGATCTGCTCGACGCCGCGCGCGCCGAGCTTGACCGGAACCCCGACGAACAGATCGCGGATCCCGTACTCGCCCTGGAGGAACACCGAGCACGGCACGATCTTCTTCTTGTCCTTCAGGATGATCTCGACCATTTCGGCCGCCGCCGAGCCCGGCGCGTACCAGGCGCTCGTCCCCACCAGCTTGGTGATCTCGGCGCCGCCGCTGGCGGTCCGTACGCAGATCGCGTCGATGACCTCCTTGGTCAGCCCCGGGTACTCGGGCAGCGGAATCCCGGAGATCGTCGAGTAGCGCGGCAGCGGCACCATCGTGTCGCCGTGGCCGCCGAGCACGAACGCGTGGATGTTCTCCACCGACACGCCGGTCTCCATCGCGATGAACGCGCGCATGCGGGCCGAATCGAGCACGCCCGCCATGCCGATCACCCGCTCACGCGGAAACTTGCTCAGCCGGTACACCGCCTGGCACATCGCGTCGAGCGGGTTGGCCACCGGGACGATGATGGTATTGGGCGAATACCTGACGATCTGCTCGGTGACCGACTGCATGATCCCGAAGTTGACGTTGAGCAGATCGTCGCGGCTCATGCCAGGCTTGCGCGGCACGCCGGAGGTGATGACGACGACGTCGGAGTTCGCGGTCTCCTGCCAGCCGGCCTCGTTGGCGCCGGCGCCGATGATCCGCGAATCGGAGCCCTCGATCGGGCACGCCTCGTACATGTCGAGCGCGATCCCCTGCGCCTTCTGCTCGGCGATGTCGATGATGACGACGTCGGCGAGCTCCTTGTCGGCGATCGCCCGCGCGACGGTCGCGCCGACGTTGCCGGCGCCTCCTACGACGGTGACTTTTCTGTTCATGGGTCCTCTGGCTGTCTCGTGCTATGGAAGATCCGCCGCCGCGGCGGCGTCTACATGTGCGCTATGAGGCGGTCGCCGAACTCAGAGCACTTCACCTCGGTCGCCCCGTCCATCAGCCGGGCGAAGTCGTAGGTGACCGTCCTGGCTGAAATGGCTCCGTCCATACCCTTCACCACCAGGTCCGCAGCTTCCGGCCAGCCCATGTGCCGCAGCATCATTTCGCCGGAGAGCACCACCGAGCCGGGATTGACCTTGTCGAGGTTCGCGTACTTCGGCGCGGTGCCGTGCGTCGCTTCGAAAATGGCGTGGCCGGTCACGTAGTTGATGTTGCCGCCCGGCGCGATGCCGATGCCGCCGACCTGCGCCGCCAGCGCGTCGGAGAGATAGTCGCCATTCAGGTTGGGCGTGGCGATGACGTCGAATTCGTCGGGGCGGGTCAGCACCTGCTGCAGCGTGATGTCGGCGATGGCATCCTTGATCAGGAGGCCGGCGCCCGGCTTCCCGTCCGCGATTCGGCACCACGGGCCGCCGTCCACCTCCACGGCGCCGAAGAACTGCTTCGCGACCTGATAGCCCCAGTCGCGGAAGGCGCCTTCGGTGAACTTCATGATGTTGCCCTTGTGGACAAGGGTCACGCTCTTGCGCCGGTTCTGGATGGCGTAGGTGATGGCGCTGTGAATCAGCCGCTCCGAGCCCAGATAGCTGATCGGTTTGAGGCCGACGCCCACCTGCACCGCCACCTCGCGGTGCGGCGCGCCGATCTCCTCGAGCCCACGCTGCCATCCCTGCGAGGCCTCGGCGGTGCCGAACCGCACTTTCTTGAAGTCCTTCGGGAATTCGCGCGCGAAGAAGTCGAGGACCTTCTGCGCTTCCGGCGTGCCGCTGGCGTACTCGATGCCGGCGTAGATATCCTCCGTATTCTCCCGGAAGATCACCATGTCGATCTTTTCGGGGTGCTTCACGGGCGACGGCACGCCCCGATACCAGCGGACCGGCCGCAGGCAGACATAGAGATCGAGCAGCTGCCGGAGCGCGACGTTCAACGAGCGAATGCCGCCGCCCACCGGCGTCGTCAACGGCCCTTTGATGCCAACGTAGTACTCGCGAAACGCCTCGACGGTGTCGGCCGGCAGCCAGTCGTTGAACTGCTTGGCGCTCTTCTCGCCGGCGAACACCTCGAACCACGCGATCTTGCGCGTCCCGCCATACGCCTTGGCGATCGCCGCGTCCAGCACCCGCACGCTGGCGCGCCAGATGTCGGGACCCGTGCCGTCACCTTCGATATAAGGAATGATCGGATCGTCGGGTACGACGAGGCGTCCGTTCTTCCGGGTGATGGCAGTGCCGGTGGTCGGCGGCTTCAAGATCGAGAAATTCGGCATTAGGTCACGTCCCCGTCCCGGCGTTACCGGTTGTTCACAGAAACTGTGGAAAAGTTTGTGGAAAACCTCGTCCAGTTCGCGGCTCTCGCCGCGTCAAATCGAGGGTTTCAGCGGTTTGCACCATCATGGTGCGTGCCGCGCATGCAAACGCGACATTATAATCTGGCGTGCACATCGTCATTGCAGATTCTCTCCCCGCTTCCGCCGCCGATTCGCTTCGTGCCGCCGGATACACCGTCGATGCCCGCTCCGGGCGCAAACCCGATGAACTCGCCCGCGACCTTGCCAATGCGGATGCGTTGATCGTCCGCAGCGCGACGCAGGTGACCGCGGCGCTGATCGCAGCCGCTCCCAACCTGCGCGTCGTCGCGCGCGCCGGCACCGGCGTCGACAACGTCGACGTGCCGGCAGCGACCGCGCGCGGCGTCCTCGTGATGAATGCCGCCGGCGCCAACAGCATCAGCGTGGCCGAGCTGGCAGTCGGGATGATCCTCGCGCTGGCGCGCATGCTGCCCGCCGCCGACGCCTCGATGAAGGCCGGCATCTGGGACAAGAAGCGCTTCATGGGCACAGAGGTCCGCGGCCACAAGCTCGGCGTCATCGGCTTTGGCCGCATCGGCCGCGAAGTCGCCGCGCGCGCCAGGGCGCTCGGCATGGACATTCTGGCGTACGACCCGTTCTTCACCGCGCGCGCCGCCGACGCGGCGGGCGTATCGCTCGTCGATCTCGACGAGATCGTCGCCCAGGCCGACTGGATCTCGCTGCACGTCCCGGCGCTGCCGGAGACCCGGCACCTGATCAACGCGGAGCGGCTGCAGAAGATGAAGAAGGGGGTCCGGATCATCAACACCGCGCGCGGCGAGCTGATCGACGAAAAGGCGCTGGCCGACGCCATCGAGTCGGGCCACGTCGCCGGTGCGGGTCTCGACGTGTTCGAGCAGGAGCCGCCTCCCGACAAGCGGCTGCAGATGCTGCCGCAGGTGGTGGCGACGCCGCACATCGCGGCCTCGACGCACGAAGCGCAGGAGGCCGTCGGCACCGAGATTGCCGTGCAGGTGCGTGACTATCTGCAGGAAGGGATCATCCGCAACGCCGTCAACTTCCCGTCGGTCCCGCAGGACGACGTCCCGACGTTGCGGCCGTATCTGCAGCTCGCGCAGAAGCTCGGATCGATCGTGGCGCAGCTCCTGACGGAACGTCCGACCTCGGTCGGCGTCCGCTACTACGGTCCGTTGGTCACGGCCTACGAGAACGTGATCGGCAGCGCGGTGCTGACCGGCGTGCTCGGGCGTTCGGCCGACAGCGTGACCGCGGTCAACAGCCGCGCGGTCGCGGTCGAGCGCGGCATCGAGCTGGTCGAATCGCGGAGCTCGCGCTCCCGCGATTTCACGCACGTGATTTCCGTCAAGCTGGGCGGCGAGACGCAGGAACGCTGGGTCGAAGGGGTGGTGGTCGAGCCGGGCCATCCGCGGCTGTGCAGCCTCGACGGCGTGCCGGTGGAGGCGAACCTCGCCGGCACCATCGTCGTCACCGCCAACGACGACCGTCCCGGCGTGATCGGCGACATCGGGACGATGTTCGGCCGCCACGGGGTGAACATCGCGAGCTTCGCGCTCGGGCGGGCCGGCCACACCGCGGTCGGCGTCATCACGGTGGACGAAGGCGTCGGGCTGGAAACGGCGGTGAGCGAAATCCGCAAGCTGAAGGCGATTCGCGAAGCCACTATCGCCCGGGTCTAGCGAAGCGCCAGTCGGCGATAGCCTTTCGTCAGCTGGTCTTCGAGTTCGACGGCGTCGGCGCCGATCTTGGTGACCCGGTAGCGGTCGCCGACGGCGTCCCCTTCCGCCACCATATAGATGGTGTCGCCGTCGCCGCCGACGATCGCGGTGCGCTTCGAGCCGGCCGCCGTCTGCTCTTCCGCGATGCCCATCAGTGTGAGGGTCGGGGTCGGCGGCGAGAGGAGCGGGACGGCGGCGGCGACAGCCGGAGCGGAGACGGGCGCGTCGCGCAGATCGCGGCGTTCCTGGAACATGAAAGGGTTGCGCGCGTGCGAGCCTGGCACCGGCGCGTGCTCGAGGGCGTCGTGGAGGCGCGAGGCCTGCACGCCGACTTCGGTGGCAATCGCCTCGGGGGCATCGCGGTGTGATACGCGCACGGGGACATCGGCTGTCGTCGCGTCCTGCGGCAGGTTCGCCGCGGCGGCATACGCGACGAGGAGCACACCGCCGACACTGTAGAGCGCACGGCGCGTCTTCATGGTGGGCTGTTCCGGTAACTACATCGTAGCACCGAAGCGTGGGCGCGGCGCGCGGCGCGGCGCGATCGGCGGCATCGTGCGACGGCTATGGTAGGATTTGCCGTGCCCCCCTCGGTAATCGCGATCGTTCCAGCGCGGTACCAGTCGAGTCGCCTTCCCGGAAAAGCCCTCGCCGACATCGCCGGACGTCCCATGATCGAGCACGTCTACCGGCGCGCGGCGTCGGCGCGGCGCGTGTCGCGGGTCATCGTCGCGACCGACGACCGCCGGATCGCAGACGCCGTCGCCGCTTTTGGCGGCGTCGCGGTGATGACGTCGGCGTCGCATCAAAGCGGCACCGATCGCCTCGCCGAGGTGGCGGCGTCGCTGGATTGTGACCTGATCGTCAACGTCCAGGGGGACGAGCCGATGCTCGCGCCGGAGACCATCGACGCCGCGGTCGAGCCGCTGATCGCCGATCCGCACATCGACATGAGCACGCTGCGCCGTCGGATCGCCGACCCCGCCGAGCATTCCAATCCCAACGTCACCAAGGTGGTGGTCGACCAGGACGGCTACGCGCTCTTCTTCTCGCGCGCGGCCATTCCCTTCACCCGTCCCGGACAGCCGCCGGCGCCGGCGTGGGCGCACGTGGGCCTCTACGTCTACCGGCGCGAGACCCTGCTCCGCCTGGCGGCGCTGCCGGCGACGGCGATGGAGCGCGCCGAGGCGCTCGAACAGCTGCGCGCGCTCGAATACGGCATCCGGATCAAAGTGGTCAAGACCGCCGACGCCAGCATCGGCGTCGACACTCCTGACGATCTCGCGCGCGTCCGCGCGCTTCTCGCAACCACGCTCACGACCTGAGGGATCGCACCACGATGCAGCAGACCAGTTCGCGGCCAGTCAAGTACATCCTGATCACCGGCGGAGTGGTCTCGTCGCTCGGCAAGGGGCTGGCCGCCGCCTCGATCGGCGCGCTGCTCGAGGGACACGGCTACAAGGTGGCCCTCCAGAAATTCGACCCCTATATCAACGTCGATCCCGGCACGATGAGCCCGTACCAGCACGGCGAGGTCTACGTCACCGACGACGGCGCCGAAACGGACCTCGATCTCGGACACTACGAGCGATTCACCAACCAGCTGACGACGCGCAACAACAACTGGACCACCGGCAAGATCTACCTGCAGGTCATCCAGAAGGAGCGGCGCGGCGACTATCTCGGGCGCACCGTCCAGGTGATTCCGCATATCACCAACGAGATCAAAGACGCGATCAAGACGGTGGCGCAGGGAGTCGACGTCGTGCTGGTCGAGATCGGCGGCACCGTCGGCGACATCGAGAGCCTGCCCTTCGTCGAGGCGATCCGCCAGCTGCGGCAGGACGTCGGCCGCGACAACACGCTCTACATCCACTTGACGCTGGTGCCGTTCATCGGCGCCGCCGGCGAACTGAAGACCAAGCCGACCCAGCACAGCGTGCGCGACCTGCGGGCGATCGGCATCCAGCCCGACATCCTGCTCTGCCGCACCGACCGGTTTCTCGACGAGGACATCAAGCGCAAGATCGCGCTCTTCTGCGACGTCGACGAGGAAGCGGTGATCACCGCGAAGGACGTGTCGAGCATCTACGAGGTGCCGACCGTGCTGGCGCAGGAGGGGCTCGACCGCATCGTGATCGAGCGGCTGCACCTGCCGGCCACCGAGGCCAGGATGGACGAGTGGGTCGATCTCGCCGATCGCATCCGCAACCCCGGCGACGAAGTCACCATCCACGTGGTCGGCAAGTACGTCGGCTACGAGGACTCGTACAAGAGCCTGAACGAGGCGCTCTATCACGGCGGCTTCAAGCACCGGCTGCGGGTGAACATCCGCTGGGTCGAGGCGGAAGCGCTGGAGCAGGAGGGGGGCGAGCAGCTGCTCGACGGCGCCGACGGCATCCTGGTGCCAGGCGGATTCGGCGACCGGGGCACGCGCGGGATGATGCGCGCCGCCGAGACCGCCCGCGCCCGCCGCATTCCCTACTTCGGCATCTGCTACGGCTTCCAATGGGCGGCCGTCGAGTACGCGCGCCACGTCTGCGGCCTCGCCGACGCCGATTCCACCGAGTGCGCCCCCGACACCAAGACCAACGTCATCTACAAGCTGCGCGACCTGCTCGGAGTCGACGATCTCGGCGGCACGATGCGCCTCGGCTCCTATGCCTGCCAGCTGCGCGCCGGCTCGAAGTCGCACGCGATGTACGGCAGCGACGTCATCCACGAGCGGCACCGCCACCGCTACGAGTTCAACTGCCTCTTCGAGAGGACGCTGACCGACAACGGCCTCGAGATCGTCGGCCGTTCGCTCGACGGCAAGTTCGTCGAGATCATCGAGCTGCCCTCGCACCCGTGGTACGTCGCGGTGCAGTTCCATCCGGAGTTCAAGTCGAAGCCGCTCAAGCCGCATCCGCTCTTCGCCGGCTTCGTCGAGGCGAGCTACCGCCACAAGTCCGCCCACCCGCATCAGGCGGCGGCGTCCGTGGTAGGTTAGGCGCGTGACACCCCGCACCGTCGACGCCGGTGGCGTCAGCATTGGCGGCGGCCCGCTGGTGCTCATCGCGGGTCCGTGCGTCATCGAAAGCGAGGCGCACGCCGTCGACACGGCGCTCGCGCTCGTTGAGATTACCCGGCGCGCCGGCGTGCCGTTCGTGTTCAAGGCGTCGTACGACAAGGCGAACCGCACCTCGACGACCTCCTTCCGCGGGCCAGGCCTTGCCGACGGCCTTCGGGTGCTGGCGCGCGTACGCGAAACGGCCCGGGTGCCGATCCTGACCGACATCCACGAGGCGTCGCACGCCGCGCCGGCCGCCGAGGTCGCCGACGTGCTCCAGATCCCGGCCTTCCTGTCGCGACAGACCGACTTGATCCAGGCGGCGGCCCGCACCCAGCGCGCGGTCAACATCAAGAAGGGACAGTTCCTCGCGCCGCTCGACATGCGCCACGCCGTCGACAAGGCGGCGGCTGAGGGCAACCACAAGGTGATCCTCACCGAACGCGGCGTCAGCTTCGGCTATCACAACCTCGTCGTCGACATGCGCGCATTTCCGATCATGCGCGGGCTCGGCTGCCCGGTCGTCTACGACGTGACCCACAGCCTGCAGCTGCCGGG
This sequence is a window from Vicinamibacterales bacterium. Protein-coding genes within it:
- the mdh gene encoding malate dehydrogenase — its product is MNRKVTVVGGAGNVGATVARAIADKELADVVIIDIAEQKAQGIALDMYEACPIEGSDSRIIGAGANEAGWQETANSDVVVITSGVPRKPGMSRDDLLNVNFGIMQSVTEQIVRYSPNTIIVPVANPLDAMCQAVYRLSKFPRERVIGMAGVLDSARMRAFIAMETGVSVENIHAFVLGGHGDTMVPLPRYSTISGIPLPEYPGLTKEVIDAICVRTASGGAEITKLVGTSAWYAPGSAAAEMVEIILKDKKKIVPCSVFLQGEYGIRDLFVGVPVKLGARGVEQIIEIKLTSEEDAALKKSAAAVKELTDVIKV
- the icd gene encoding isocitrate dehydrogenase (NADP(+)) codes for the protein MPNFSILKPPTTGTAITRKNGRLVVPDDPIIPYIEGDGTGPDIWRASVRVLDAAIAKAYGGTRKIAWFEVFAGEKSAKQFNDWLPADTVEAFREYYVGIKGPLTTPVGGGIRSLNVALRQLLDLYVCLRPVRWYRGVPSPVKHPEKIDMVIFRENTEDIYAGIEYASGTPEAQKVLDFFAREFPKDFKKVRFGTAEASQGWQRGLEEIGAPHREVAVQVGVGLKPISYLGSERLIHSAITYAIQNRRKSVTLVHKGNIMKFTEGAFRDWGYQVAKQFFGAVEVDGGPWCRIADGKPGAGLLIKDAIADITLQQVLTRPDEFDVIATPNLNGDYLSDALAAQVGGIGIAPGGNINYVTGHAIFEATHGTAPKYANLDKVNPGSVVLSGEMMLRHMGWPEAADLVVKGMDGAISARTVTYDFARLMDGATEVKCSEFGDRLIAHM
- the serA gene encoding phosphoglycerate dehydrogenase, whose amino-acid sequence is MHIVIADSLPASAADSLRAAGYTVDARSGRKPDELARDLANADALIVRSATQVTAALIAAAPNLRVVARAGTGVDNVDVPAATARGVLVMNAAGANSISVAELAVGMILALARMLPAADASMKAGIWDKKRFMGTEVRGHKLGVIGFGRIGREVAARARALGMDILAYDPFFTARAADAAGVSLVDLDEIVAQADWISLHVPALPETRHLINAERLQKMKKGVRIINTARGELIDEKALADAIESGHVAGAGLDVFEQEPPPDKRLQMLPQVVATPHIAASTHEAQEAVGTEIAVQVRDYLQEGIIRNAVNFPSVPQDDVPTLRPYLQLAQKLGSIVAQLLTERPTSVGVRYYGPLVTAYENVIGSAVLTGVLGRSADSVTAVNSRAVAVERGIELVESRSSRSRDFTHVISVKLGGETQERWVEGVVVEPGHPRLCSLDGVPVEANLAGTIVVTANDDRPGVIGDIGTMFGRHGVNIASFALGRAGHTAVGVITVDEGVGLETAVSEIRKLKAIREATIARV
- the kdsB gene encoding 3-deoxy-manno-octulosonate cytidylyltransferase; this translates as MPPSVIAIVPARYQSSRLPGKALADIAGRPMIEHVYRRAASARRVSRVIVATDDRRIADAVAAFGGVAVMTSASHQSGTDRLAEVAASLDCDLIVNVQGDEPMLAPETIDAAVEPLIADPHIDMSTLRRRIADPAEHSNPNVTKVVVDQDGYALFFSRAAIPFTRPGQPPAPAWAHVGLYVYRRETLLRLAALPATAMERAEALEQLRALEYGIRIKVVKTADASIGVDTPDDLARVRALLATTLTT
- a CDS encoding CTP synthase; amino-acid sequence: MQQTSSRPVKYILITGGVVSSLGKGLAAASIGALLEGHGYKVALQKFDPYINVDPGTMSPYQHGEVYVTDDGAETDLDLGHYERFTNQLTTRNNNWTTGKIYLQVIQKERRGDYLGRTVQVIPHITNEIKDAIKTVAQGVDVVLVEIGGTVGDIESLPFVEAIRQLRQDVGRDNTLYIHLTLVPFIGAAGELKTKPTQHSVRDLRAIGIQPDILLCRTDRFLDEDIKRKIALFCDVDEEAVITAKDVSSIYEVPTVLAQEGLDRIVIERLHLPATEARMDEWVDLADRIRNPGDEVTIHVVGKYVGYEDSYKSLNEALYHGGFKHRLRVNIRWVEAEALEQEGGEQLLDGADGILVPGGFGDRGTRGMMRAAETARARRIPYFGICYGFQWAAVEYARHVCGLADADSTECAPDTKTNVIYKLRDLLGVDDLGGTMRLGSYACQLRAGSKSHAMYGSDVIHERHRHRYEFNCLFERTLTDNGLEIVGRSLDGKFVEIIELPSHPWYVAVQFHPEFKSKPLKPHPLFAGFVEASYRHKSAHPHQAAASVVG
- the kdsA gene encoding 3-deoxy-8-phosphooctulonate synthase, whose protein sequence is MTPRTVDAGGVSIGGGPLVLIAGPCVIESEAHAVDTALALVEITRRAGVPFVFKASYDKANRTSTTSFRGPGLADGLRVLARVRETARVPILTDIHEASHAAPAAEVADVLQIPAFLSRQTDLIQAAARTQRAVNIKKGQFLAPLDMRHAVDKAAAEGNHKVILTERGVSFGYHNLVVDMRAFPIMRGLGCPVVYDVTHSLQLPGAGNGVTAGQAEFIEPMACAGVAAGVDGVFMEVHEEPARAKSDAQNALRLDLLPALLDKLVQIHDIAHRTVAVQ